The following are from one region of the Paracoccus sp. S3-43 genome:
- a CDS encoding DUF6324 family protein translates to MSINSQSDIAANLQVGPTDQGMVRIYLQAEGIDLPLDFDPEEAAEIAEELLAAAEAARTMGKTGGKPKNPRR, encoded by the coding sequence ATGAGCATCAACAGCCAAAGCGACATCGCGGCCAATCTGCAAGTCGGCCCCACCGATCAGGGCATGGTGCGCATCTATCTGCAAGCCGAGGGGATCGACCTGCCGCTGGACTTCGATCCCGAGGAAGCCGCCGAAATCGCCGAGGAACTTCTGGCTGCGGCAGAGGCGGCGCGAACCATGGGCAAGACCGGCGGGAAGCCTAAAAACCCCCGGCGTTGA
- a CDS encoding MmcB family DNA repair protein: MTHLDPSLPTMPGQRLARGVGRLLRSMDHAVLTEFTPSRGLRVDVISMGPKGEFWIVECKSCRADFTGDRKWQGYVEWCDRYFWAVDCDFPSELLPSDTGLICADAYGAEIQRMAPETRLAGARRGKVMRDFARASALRLQGLTDPDAFNAGGF; encoded by the coding sequence ATGACCCATCTGGATCCCTCCCTTCCCACCATGCCCGGCCAACGTCTTGCGCGCGGCGTGGGCCGGCTGTTGCGCAGCATGGATCATGCCGTGCTGACGGAATTCACGCCCAGCCGCGGATTGCGGGTCGATGTGATCAGCATGGGGCCGAAGGGCGAATTCTGGATCGTCGAATGCAAAAGCTGCCGCGCCGATTTCACGGGCGACCGCAAATGGCAGGGTTATGTCGAATGGTGCGACCGCTATTTCTGGGCAGTCGATTGCGACTTTCCGTCCGAACTGCTGCCTTCTGACACCGGCCTGATCTGCGCCGATGCCTATGGTGCCGAGATTCAGCGCATGGCGCCCGAGACACGGCTGGCAGGCGCGCGACGCGGCAAGGTCATGCGCGATTTCGCCCGCGCATCCGCCCTGCGCCTGCAAGGCTTGACCGATCCCGACGCCTTCAACGCCGGGGGTTTTTAG